In Elusimicrobiota bacterium, the following are encoded in one genomic region:
- a CDS encoding Rrf2 family transcriptional regulator, translating into MVKYMFKANSGKNAVELRFLFLSPASRQALLGMRAVALGRGPSRYQLVREAAGRAGLPGNALAKIFQRLARHRLLLSQRGPGGGYALARPAREIFLTEILRAVQDVVPGGRHCLLGNRLCGEDGFCLIHNVIIKADQLVLDAFSSLTLSDLAKSGGWR; encoded by the coding sequence ATGGTTAAATATATGTTTAAGGCCAATTCCGGAAAAAATGCCGTGGAATTGCGGTTCTTGTTCCTGAGCCCGGCCTCTCGCCAGGCTCTCCTGGGGATGCGGGCCGTGGCTTTGGGTCGCGGCCCCAGCCGCTACCAACTGGTCCGGGAGGCCGCCGGCAGGGCCGGCCTTCCCGGAAATGCCTTGGCCAAGATATTCCAGAGGCTGGCCCGACACCGGCTGCTGCTATCGCAGAGAGGGCCGGGGGGGGGCTATGCATTGGCACGCCCCGCCCGCGAGATTTTTCTGACGGAAATATTGCGAGCCGTGCAGGACGTGGTGCCGGGAGGCAGGCATTGCCTGCTCGGCAACCGGCTGTGCGGCGAGGACGGCTTCTGCCTGATTCACAACGTCATCATCAAGGCGGATCAGTTGGTGCTGGACGCATTCAGCAGCCTGACGCTCTCGGATTTGGCCAAGAGCGGCGGGTGGCGGTAA
- the nosZ gene encoding Sec-dependent nitrous-oxide reductase, with the protein MNKILKTAGLALAAVAAALAAGELGGKNLLAQLGGGMGPALEGIIKTRELSPDDVEAALKTYVPPGSYDEFLLFASGGQAGNVEVLGVPSMRLIKNIPVFSPDSWQGYGVGDDESRRLFGQGKAAGMVQTWGDVHHPALSLTDGSYDGQFLFANDKANGRIGVVDLRDFRVKQIVKNPLTATNHCGAKLTENTEYYVEGAQFGTPLPFTQYAPLERYKEDYRGLVTFWPFNRAEGRLEQAKSFTIELPPYYQDLGGMGKRASHGWVFINTYNSELATPDALKGKPPMEVAASQREMDYLHILHWKRAEELLAKGELKYKMIAGMKVVPIEEAVAKKILFQAAEPKSPHGSDVTPDGRFIVVSGKLDPHVTVFSFDKIMKAIAAGKFEAKDPYGIPVLPFKDVVETQVEVGLGPLHTEYDDKGYAYTSMFLDSAINKWSLDKPAGGEKPWSMVQSLPVHYNTGHLVVAGGDTVKPFGRYLVSLNKWSLDRALPVGPLHPQNLQLIDISGPQMKLLSDTPVVGEPHYAVMAPAKLFKPWKVYPEVGYSALTRKVSPTRTEPGKERVVRSGKDVHVFMTAIRSRFIPDRVDLRQGDRVHLHVTNVERAEDATHGFALSAHNINLSMDPGATVDVNFTADRAGVFPFYCSEFCSALHMEMMGYLTVKK; encoded by the coding sequence ATGAACAAGATATTAAAAACCGCGGGCCTGGCCCTGGCCGCCGTAGCCGCCGCTTTGGCGGCGGGAGAGCTCGGGGGAAAGAATCTCCTCGCGCAATTGGGCGGAGGGATGGGGCCGGCCCTGGAGGGCATCATCAAGACGCGGGAGCTCTCCCCGGACGACGTCGAGGCCGCGCTCAAGACCTACGTCCCGCCGGGGTCCTACGACGAATTCCTGCTCTTCGCCTCTGGCGGGCAGGCCGGCAACGTGGAGGTCCTGGGAGTGCCTTCCATGCGCCTCATCAAAAACATCCCCGTCTTCTCGCCTGACTCCTGGCAGGGCTACGGGGTCGGCGACGACGAAAGCCGCCGGCTCTTCGGCCAAGGCAAGGCCGCGGGCATGGTGCAGACTTGGGGAGATGTCCATCACCCGGCCCTGAGCCTGACCGACGGCTCCTATGACGGGCAATTCCTCTTCGCCAACGACAAGGCCAACGGCCGCATCGGAGTGGTGGACCTGCGCGACTTCCGGGTCAAGCAAATCGTCAAGAACCCGCTCACCGCGACCAACCACTGCGGCGCCAAGCTGACCGAGAACACGGAGTATTACGTCGAGGGGGCGCAATTCGGCACGCCCCTTCCCTTCACCCAGTACGCGCCCCTGGAGCGCTACAAGGAGGACTACCGGGGCCTGGTGACCTTCTGGCCCTTCAACCGGGCCGAGGGGCGGCTGGAGCAGGCCAAGAGCTTCACCATAGAGCTGCCTCCTTATTACCAGGACCTGGGCGGCATGGGCAAGAGGGCGAGCCACGGCTGGGTGTTCATCAACACCTACAACTCAGAGCTGGCCACCCCCGATGCCTTGAAGGGCAAGCCTCCCATGGAGGTGGCCGCCTCCCAGCGGGAGATGGACTACCTGCATATCCTGCACTGGAAGCGCGCCGAGGAGCTTTTGGCCAAGGGCGAGCTCAAATACAAGATGATCGCGGGCATGAAGGTGGTCCCGATCGAGGAAGCCGTGGCCAAGAAGATATTGTTCCAGGCCGCCGAGCCCAAGAGCCCCCACGGCTCTGACGTGACCCCGGACGGGCGCTTCATCGTCGTGAGCGGAAAGCTCGACCCCCACGTCACGGTATTCAGCTTCGATAAGATCATGAAGGCGATCGCGGCCGGGAAATTCGAGGCCAAGGACCCCTACGGCATTCCCGTCCTTCCCTTCAAGGACGTGGTCGAGACCCAGGTCGAGGTGGGCCTGGGGCCGCTCCACACGGAGTACGACGACAAGGGCTACGCCTACACTTCGATGTTCCTCGACTCTGCGATCAACAAATGGTCGCTCGACAAGCCGGCGGGAGGGGAAAAGCCGTGGTCCATGGTCCAGTCCCTACCGGTCCATTACAATACCGGCCACCTCGTGGTCGCGGGCGGAGACACGGTCAAGCCCTTCGGCAGATACCTGGTGAGCCTCAACAAGTGGTCCTTGGATCGGGCCCTGCCGGTCGGGCCCCTGCACCCCCAGAACCTCCAGCTCATCGACATCAGCGGACCGCAGATGAAGCTCTTGAGCGACACCCCGGTGGTGGGAGAGCCCCACTACGCGGTGATGGCCCCGGCCAAGCTCTTCAAGCCCTGGAAGGTCTATCCGGAGGTGGGCTACAGCGCGCTGACGCGCAAGGTGAGCCCCACCCGTACCGAGCCGGGCAAGGAGCGCGTGGTCAGGAGCGGCAAGGACGTCCATGTCTTCATGACGGCCATACGCAGCCGCTTCATCCCGGACCGCGTGGACCTGCGTCAGGGCGACCGCGTCCACCTGCACGTCACCAACGTCGAGAGGGCCGAGGACGCCACCCATGGCTTCGCCCTGTCGGCTCACAACATCAACCTCTCCATGGATCCCGGCGCCACGGTGGACGTGAACTTCACGGCTGACCGGGCTGGGGTGTTCCCGTTCTACTGCAGCGAGTTCTGCTCGGCGCTGCACATGGAGATGATGGGGTATCTCACGGTCAAGAAATGA
- a CDS encoding cytochrome C — protein MTNLNAVQSLPNSQRRLSAALGWAAASLLFASLFLPYWQARLYAPQYRGGLTARMHLHKLTGDVAEIDELNHYIGMRKLGDLAAVERAAAIPAVLALALLCGLAFSWGGKGWRRLACASAAAFPVAFVADMAWWMRWACSHLDPTAPLKLKPFTIPFLGAGQVAQFRSELQPLVGFYLAAAAVVLVLEASWLSRD, from the coding sequence ATGACGAATCTAAACGCGGTCCAGAGCCTTCCAAATTCCCAGCGCCGCCTCTCGGCGGCGCTGGGCTGGGCCGCGGCGTCTCTCCTCTTTGCTTCCCTCTTCCTGCCCTATTGGCAGGCCCGGCTCTACGCGCCGCAGTACCGCGGGGGCCTCACCGCCCGGATGCACCTGCACAAGCTCACCGGAGACGTGGCTGAGATAGACGAGCTCAACCATTACATCGGCATGAGAAAGCTGGGGGACCTGGCCGCGGTCGAGAGGGCCGCAGCTATCCCCGCGGTGCTCGCCTTGGCGCTCTTGTGCGGGCTAGCGTTTTCTTGGGGAGGCAAGGGTTGGAGGAGGCTTGCCTGCGCCTCGGCCGCGGCGTTCCCCGTCGCTTTCGTGGCGGACATGGCTTGGTGGATGCGCTGGGCCTGCTCGCACCTCGATCCCACCGCGCCCCTCAAACTCAAGCCCTTCACGATTCCCTTCCTCGGGGCGGGCCAGGTGGCGCAGTTTAGAAGCGAGCTGCAGCCCCTGGTCGGCTTCTATCTGGCCGCGGCTGCCGTGGTCCTGGTCTTGGAGGCCTCTTGGCTGTCGCGCGATTAG
- the nosD gene encoding nitrous oxide reductase family maturation protein NosD, whose protein sequence is MAVARLARLLALAGALSGPAWGSELQDLIDQAEPGSVVELAPGVHRGPVAIGKPLTLRGGGRAAVLGGGRGTVVTITAPGVSIDGLRIEGSGESLLTEDAGVRVEAASAAIRGCVLEDVLFGVFLVHAPGALIEGNRLRGKSLDIGRRGDLIRSWNSDRVIARGNILEGGRDFVLWFSTGSRVEGNVITGGRYGLHFMYTNGASVAGNRFTGNSVGLYLMYSQRVAIRGNRFERHRGPSGAGLGLKESDWVSVEENDFAGNRQGIYIDGSPTVAERGNVFSRNLLSRNDIGISMLPGISGNLFYDNAFDDNIQQVSKRGGGQIAGNEWRRGGRGNYWSDYAGYGLSGSEVGRLAYRAESAWQSLTDRRPLARFFLFTPAAQAVDAASRAFPVFRPKAVLVDESPLLRPPMDLRRASDPIEAAWGLPLGLASLSGLLLGLPALLRTRSKTRGKSSPRGVPVEIKGLSKSFGKRDVLKGVDLSLSPGETVVLWGANGTGKSTLIKCLLGLHDYKGEIRIFGRDARSEGHLARADLGYVAQEFAGYDWTVGQAMAFVARLRQLEPARIEPSLEACGLRGEGGKRVCDLSGGMKQKLALAMALLANPPLLVLDEPCSNLDAASRGDLLGILRGLKGRSIIMTTHRLSEVKALADRVLCLEEGSAPRALGREDFLMSASEFGAEAAV, encoded by the coding sequence TTGGCTGTCGCGCGATTAGCCCGGCTTCTGGCTCTGGCGGGAGCCCTCTCCGGGCCCGCTTGGGGCTCCGAGCTCCAAGACCTCATAGACCAGGCCGAGCCGGGCTCGGTGGTGGAGCTGGCTCCCGGAGTCCACCGTGGGCCGGTCGCGATCGGCAAGCCTCTCACTTTGCGCGGCGGGGGCAGGGCCGCGGTTTTAGGCGGCGGACGGGGAACGGTCGTCACGATCACGGCGCCGGGGGTCTCTATCGATGGCTTGCGCATCGAGGGCTCCGGGGAGAGCCTGCTGACCGAGGACGCCGGGGTCCGAGTCGAGGCGGCCTCGGCCGCGATCCGCGGTTGCGTGCTCGAGGATGTGCTCTTTGGGGTGTTTCTGGTCCACGCTCCCGGGGCTCTCATCGAGGGCAACCGCCTCCGAGGCAAAAGCCTCGACATCGGACGCCGGGGGGACCTCATCCGCAGCTGGAACAGCGACCGGGTGATCGCCAGGGGGAATATTCTGGAAGGCGGGCGCGATTTCGTGCTGTGGTTCTCGACCGGGTCGCGGGTCGAGGGCAACGTCATAACGGGGGGGCGCTACGGCCTGCATTTCATGTACACCAACGGCGCCAGCGTTGCCGGCAACCGCTTCACCGGAAATTCCGTGGGCCTCTACCTCATGTATTCCCAGCGCGTCGCCATCCGCGGCAACCGCTTCGAGCGCCACCGCGGCCCGAGCGGAGCGGGCCTGGGGCTCAAGGAAAGCGACTGGGTTTCCGTCGAGGAAAACGACTTCGCCGGAAACCGCCAGGGCATCTACATCGACGGTTCTCCGACGGTGGCCGAGCGGGGCAACGTCTTTAGCCGCAACCTCTTGTCGCGCAACGACATCGGCATTTCCATGCTTCCCGGCATCAGCGGCAACCTCTTCTACGACAACGCCTTCGACGACAATATCCAGCAGGTCTCAAAACGCGGCGGCGGCCAGATCGCGGGCAACGAGTGGCGGCGCGGCGGCCGCGGCAATTACTGGAGCGATTACGCCGGCTACGGGCTTTCCGGCTCCGAGGTGGGGCGCCTGGCCTACCGCGCCGAGAGCGCCTGGCAGAGCCTGACGGACCGCCGGCCCCTGGCCCGTTTCTTCTTGTTCACGCCGGCCGCCCAGGCGGTGGACGCCGCCAGCCGCGCCTTTCCCGTCTTCCGGCCCAAGGCCGTTCTGGTGGACGAGAGCCCGCTTTTGCGCCCGCCCATGGATTTGCGCCGCGCCTCCGATCCGATCGAGGCCGCATGGGGCCTGCCCTTGGGGCTGGCCTCGCTCTCGGGGCTTCTCTTGGGGTTGCCGGCGCTCCTGCGGACTCGTTCTAAAACTCGGGGCAAGAGCTCTCCTAGAGGCGTTCCTGTCGAGATCAAGGGGCTGTCCAAATCTTTCGGGAAGCGGGACGTCCTTAAAGGGGTGGACTTGAGCCTCTCTCCCGGAGAGACGGTGGTGTTGTGGGGAGCCAACGGGACCGGCAAGAGCACCTTGATCAAATGCCTTCTCGGGCTCCATGATTACAAGGGCGAGATACGGATTTTCGGCAGGGACGCCCGGTCGGAGGGGCACCTGGCCCGCGCCGATCTGGGCTATGTCGCTCAGGAGTTCGCCGGCTACGACTGGACGGTGGGCCAGGCCATGGCCTTCGTGGCGCGGCTGCGCCAGCTCGAGCCTGCGCGGATCGAGCCGAGCCTGGAGGCTTGCGGACTGCGAGGAGAGGGCGGCAAGAGAGTCTGCGACCTCTCCGGGGGCATGAAGCAGAAGCTGGCCCTGGCCATGGCCCTCTTGGCCAATCCTCCGCTTCTCGTTCTTGATGAGCCTTGTTCTAACTTGGACGCGGCCAGCCGCGGGGATCTCCTCGGCATTTTGCGCGGCCTCAAGGGCCGCTCGATTATCATGACCACGCACCGTCTCTCGGAGGTCAAGGCCTTGGCCGACCGCGTTCTTTGTCTGGAGGAGGGGTCGGCCCCCAGGGCCCTGGGCCGGGAAGACTTCCTGATGTCGGCCTCGGAGTTCGGGGCCGAGGCGGCGGTATGA
- a CDS encoding ABC transporter permease subunit yields MSPATEALVGKEFAQATRSRWLAGFVAAFLGLGVALMAAGAWGSAFGGAAGFGRTTAALINLILLIVPLMGLLAGALSLSGERERRTLEFLLALPVRPEEVFWAKFIGGAWALWAALAMAFSALGAVLALSGGLAHAGAYASCFAATLLLAAVSLAMGLAVSAACARTAAAAGCALLAWLALVLGGDLGLLGTSLAVRLPPGALLASAWLNPMSLFRLLAVDSAAAGLDVLGPAGHCAQDALGSWLRPLAFAGLGAWLAAGLWAARAIFCRRPLEGALRD; encoded by the coding sequence ATGAGCCCTGCGACCGAGGCGTTGGTGGGCAAGGAGTTCGCGCAGGCCACGCGCAGCCGGTGGCTGGCGGGCTTTGTCGCCGCCTTCCTGGGGCTGGGGGTAGCACTCATGGCCGCTGGCGCCTGGGGCTCGGCTTTCGGAGGCGCGGCGGGCTTCGGGCGGACCACCGCGGCCCTCATCAATCTCATCCTTCTCATCGTGCCGCTCATGGGGCTTTTGGCCGGGGCCTTGTCCCTCTCGGGAGAGCGGGAGCGGCGCACCCTCGAGTTTCTCCTCGCCCTGCCGGTGCGCCCGGAGGAGGTGTTCTGGGCCAAGTTCATCGGCGGGGCCTGGGCCTTGTGGGCCGCCTTGGCCATGGCCTTCTCGGCCCTGGGAGCCGTCCTCGCCCTCTCCGGAGGCCTGGCCCATGCCGGGGCCTACGCCTCGTGCTTTGCGGCCACTCTCCTTTTGGCGGCGGTGTCTTTGGCCATGGGCCTGGCCGTTTCCGCGGCCTGCGCGCGCACGGCGGCGGCGGCCGGCTGCGCGCTCTTGGCGTGGCTGGCCTTGGTCCTGGGGGGGGACTTGGGTCTTTTGGGCACGAGCTTGGCCGTCCGCCTTCCCCCGGGCGCTCTCCTCGCCTCGGCCTGGCTCAATCCCATGAGCCTGTTTCGATTGCTCGCGGTGGACTCGGCCGCCGCGGGCCTTGACGTCCTGGGCCCGGCCGGGCATTGCGCGCAGGACGCGCTGGGCTCTTGGCTGCGCCCCCTGGCGTTCGCGGGTTTGGGAGCCTGGCTTGCGGCCGGGCTCTGGGCCGCCCGCGCGATTTTCTGCCGCAGACCCCTGGAAGGGGCTTTAAGGGATTAA
- a CDS encoding nitrous oxide reductase accessory protein NosL: MNTQTERGFGLLSAALGAALLLAGCSKQKPGDVPRLRLGADACARCGMIVSEERFAAGYVDSSGRSVIYDDLGEFLAEAEKRPEIKAAAFFHDAESGRWIAARGAVVIRVEDYPTPMGSGYAAFSDRAAAERFLAGFKASRRRQ; this comes from the coding sequence ATGAATACGCAAACCGAGAGAGGTTTTGGCCTCTTATCCGCGGCTCTCGGTGCCGCGTTGTTGCTGGCCGGCTGCTCCAAGCAGAAGCCGGGGGATGTTCCCCGTCTGCGTTTGGGGGCCGACGCCTGCGCGCGCTGCGGCATGATCGTGAGCGAGGAGCGCTTCGCGGCGGGCTACGTGGACTCGTCCGGGCGCTCGGTGATATACGACGACCTGGGCGAGTTCCTGGCCGAGGCCGAGAAGCGCCCTGAGATCAAGGCCGCCGCCTTCTTCCACGACGCGGAGTCCGGGCGCTGGATCGCGGCCCGCGGGGCGGTCGTGATCCGGGTGGAGGACTACCCTACGCCCATGGGCTCTGGCTACGCGGCCTTCTCCGACCGGGCCGCGGCCGAGCGCTTCCTGGCGGGGTTCAAGGCCTCGCGGCGGCGGCAGTAG